The proteins below are encoded in one region of Rana temporaria chromosome 2, aRanTem1.1, whole genome shotgun sequence:
- the LOC120926863 gene encoding ATP synthase subunit epsilon, mitochondrial-like has product MVAYWRQAGLSYIRYSQICAQAVRAALKPQFKAEADKVAATNVRVIKPKKE; this is encoded by the coding sequence ATGGTGGCATACTGGAGACAGGCCGGCCTCAGCTACATCCGCTACTCTCAGATCTGTGCTCAGGCTGTGAGGGCGGCACTGAAGCCCCAGTTCAAGGCAGAAGCAGATAAGGTAGCGGCTACCAATGTGAGGGTCATCAAACCGAAGAAAGAATGA